In Buchananella sp. 14KM1171, the genomic stretch CGGGCAGTGAGCAGGTGGTGGAGCTGCCGCTGGGCCAGTTGGAGGACTGGCGCAGCTCCATCTATGCGCGTCTGGTGGAGAAGGTGGGCAGCCGCCGCTACTGGGAGAACTGGGCCAAGGACATCGCGGACATTGCTCAGCGTCACCGCACTCGCCTGGAGGCGTTGGTGGAGAACCCGGAGGTGGCGGGCGAGTTTGAGACGTTTGTGGAGGGACTGCGGGCGAATCTGAATGACTCGATCACCCCGCAGGCGGCGCTGGAGATGCTTAGCCAGCACATGATTTCCAAGCCGGTGTTCGACGCCCTGTTTGAGGGGCACGATTTTGCGGCCACCAACCCCGTGGCGGCGGTGATGCAGCGGATGCTGGACCTCCTGGAGGGGAGCAACCTGGAGGCGGAGACGCAGGACCTGGACGAGTTCTACGCCTCGGTTCGACTGCGCTGTGCGGGGATCGACAACGCCGAGGGCAAGCAGCGCGTGATCGCGGAGCTGTATGAGAAGTTCTTCAAGCTGGCGTTCAAGAAGACCGCGGACGCCTTGGGCATCGTCTACACCCCGATTGAGGTGGTGGACTTCATCAACCGCAGCGTGGACGCGCTGCTACGGCGCCACTTTGGGCGTGGGATCAGCGAGGAGTCTGTGCACGTGCTGGATCCCTTTACGGGTACGGGCACGTTCATTTCGCGTTTGTTGCAGTCTGGGTTGATCCGGCCGGAGGATCTGCTGCGCAAGTATGCCCGCGAGCTGCACGCCAACGAGATCATGCTGCTGGCCTACTACATTGCGGCCGCCAATATTGAGGTGACAATGGCCGACGTTGCCGCCGACGCCTCCCTTGAAACGCCCGGTGCGTTCCCCGGCATCTTGTTGACTGACACCTTCCAGATGCACGAGGCGGGGGACACGCTGGACCAGGGCGTTTTCGAGTCCAACCACGAGCGGGCCGAGGCGCAAAAGGCCTTGGATATCAGGTGCATCATCGGCAACCCGCCGTACTCGGTGGGGCAGGGCAGCGCGAATGACAACAACGCCAACCTGAAGTACCCGACTCTGGATGGTCGCATTGAGGCCACCTACGCGGCACGGTCTGTGGCCACCAACAAGAACTCTTTGTACGACTCCTATATTCGGGCCATTCGCTGGGCCAGCGACCGGATCGGGGACGCGGGCGTGATCGGTTTTGTGACCAACGGCGGGTTCATCGAGGCTAGCTCGCATGCAGGCGTGCGCCTGTGCCTGGGCGAGGAGTTCAGCGACGTCTACATCTACAACCTGCGGGGTAACCAGCGCACGGCCGGTGAGCTTTCCAAGCGGGAGGGCGGCAAGATTTTTGGGGCGGGGAGCCGCAACACGGTGGTCGTCTCCCTGCTGGTGAAGAACCCCGCCCACGCCGGCCCGTCTAGGGTGCACTATCTAGACATCGGGGACTACCTGAGCCGGGAGGAGAAGCTGGCCAGGGTGGCTCGGGCGAACCTGGAGGAGCTGGAGTGGACCCGGGTGGTTCCCAGCGCGGAGGGGGACTGGCTGGGCCAGCGCGACCCGCTCTTCTCTACCTGGCAGGGCATGGGCGGCAAGGACGACCCGGAGGGCATATTCCGTTCCAGGAGTCGTGGTTTGGCTACCGCGCGCGATGCGTGGGTTTACGGCTTTTCCCGGGCTGGGCTGGAGGAGCGCGGCAAGGCAATGGTGGCCTACTACAACGAGTGCGCCGCCGCCGGGCAGCTCCCGCAGGTGCTGGACCCGACGATGTTCTCCTGGAACCGCGCCGACAAGGCCAACGTGCGACGCAAGAACCTGTATACGTTTGACGCTGGGCGAGTTTTCCAGGCCGCCTACCGACCGTTCACGCGTAGTCACGTGGTGTTTGACCGCTCGTTGAACGACATGGTCTATGGTCTGCCCGGGATATTCCCCACGCCGAGGCACGGGAATCTTGGGTTCTACCAGGTTGGGAATGGTTCAGCGGTGCCCTTCTCAACTCTCGCCACTGCAGACATCCCTGACTTGCACGTCACTGGAGCGGGCTCAGGCGGCCAGTTCTTCCCGCGCTGGACGTGGGTGCCTACGGAGAAGGTGGACACCTACGGTCAGGGTGCTTTTGAGCTGGGGGACAAGGAGTCCGTGGTGTTGGAGCGCTACCGGCGCGTCGACAACATCACCGACGCCACGCTGGCTGCCTACCGCAACCAGTACGGCAGCGAGGTCACCAAGCACCAGATCTTCGCCTACGTCTACGGCATCCTGCACAGCCCCGAGTACCGTTCTCGCTTCGCGGTGGACCTCAAGCGCTCCCTCCCGCGCATCCCGCGCGTGCCCGGGCTCGAGCGGTTCTTGGCCTTCGCACAGGCCGGGCAGAGGCTGCTAGATATTCACGCGGGCTACGAGAACGTCGTCCCTCACCCCCTGCAAATCGAAGGCGATGCCGCGCAGGGTGACCCATACCAGTGGTTCGCGGTTACCAAGATGCGCTACGGGGCTAAGGGCAAGGACAAGTCCGTGATCGAGTACTCGCCGAGCATCACGGTGGCCGGGATCCCGCTGGAGGCGCACGACTACATGCTGGGGGCGCGCTCGGCGCTGGACTGGATCGTGGACCGCTACCAGATCAAGACGGACAAGGCCTCCGGGATCGTGTCTGACCCGAACGACTGGGCGCGGGAGGTCGGCAACCCGCGCTACATCCTGGACCTGATCGGCAAGGTGACGGCGGTGAGCCTGGAAACGAACCGGCTCACGGCGGCCCTCCCGCCCCTGGGGGTGTAGATTGCACGCGCAGTGTGACGTGTAGGTCGTTGAAAGAATTTCGACAGACAAATAGGTGTATGGATAGCTTAACTGGCGAGGATCTGCAGAATTCTAGGAGCTGGTGATCATTGAGTCGTGAAGGGAAAGTGCAGTAGATCCCCTTTCTGTAAGATCGGGCTATATTGATTCCATGTCCCAGTCGTTTTGGATGCCTAGGCTCTCTGGGTTCACCAGCGGATTTGTTATAAATGCGTTGTTGAGAAGGTCTACCACTTTGTTGGGCCAGGTTGTGCCAGGAGATATGTGTCGCAATAGGTGTGCCATAACTGCCAGTGCTCCGAAAACCTGCTCGCTTTGTCCGCTTGGGAGGTAGGTGAAGTGTCCGGTGCTAATTAGGGCTGGAGTAGGGGCGGGTACAAAAGATTTGTTCCATAATCGTCCGTGATGTGCGCATGTATTGCGAATCACTGAAAGTTGCTCGAACCAGCTGGTCAACGGGTGTTTCTTTTTGGCTTGTCGGGATTGGTTCTTTATAAGTTGGGATAGGTCAATTTTAATGCCGAGAGCTTCAGATACAGTGAATTGATCCGCCAATTTCAAGCCTTGGAAGAGTCGGGAAGCGTCAGAGAAGTCCATCGTTTCGGCGGCAACCCATAGGGGGAACTGCGACCCATAGTGAGACCTGTAGTGTTGGATGGCACGGTTTCGCCGTTCGGCGCGAGCTATCCTACGGTTGATGGTAGCAAGCCAATCGGCATGTTTGAATGTCGGCCGGAAGGACTCTGGATTTGTGTAGGATAAGGCATCTCGGTCGCCGGGTAGGCACACGACGTTGATTAGTTGTGTGCGAAGTGCAACTTCTATTCGTTCAACTCCGTCATGTATGAGTGTGCGGAGTTTTCGATCTGCTTCGTAAAGGAGGGCAACGTCCTCGAAGCGAGTTTTAGGGCGGAAGTAGTCAAGTCTTTTTCCGTCGGGATCAGTTTGTCGGGCGGGATACCAGTAGGCGCTCAAGCGGTAATAGCTGACGCTGTTTAGCCATTGGGTGGCGAAAGCATCGTTAATCTGCATTCCCC encodes the following:
- a CDS encoding type ISP restriction/modification enzyme; this translates as MLSQTMREWCSQASVPIRSFAVCSDSKVGRGRGKQDEDISVVDLAQPPTTDPAALARGLAAASDTEGELTVVFATYQSIDVVSQAQKIDLGGAGNGQRFDLIVCDEAHRTTGATLVGAQESAFVRVHDDSFLRARKRLYMTATPRIYDEASKARAGQSQAVLASMDDVAVYGEEFHRLGFGKAVEADLLSDYRVIVLTVDEGQVSRTMQDSLSRHGELDLPDLGRIIGCWNGLAKRDPSGGFGADIVPMRRAVAFARDIKTSQYFSHVFEDVVSDYVDAARHGGAPIENALPVEVRHVDGSMNILARNHELEWLKGGDEEASCRVLSNARCLSEGVDVPALDAVIFLNPRKSQVDIVQSVGRVMRKAAGKKYGYIILPVAVPSGMKPEEVLKDNERFRVVWEVLQALRAHDERFDALVNKIDLNKQRPAQVKVIAVGPLGGGGEPGVDAPGSEQVVELPLGQLEDWRSSIYARLVEKVGSRRYWENWAKDIADIAQRHRTRLEALVENPEVAGEFETFVEGLRANLNDSITPQAALEMLSQHMISKPVFDALFEGHDFAATNPVAAVMQRMLDLLEGSNLEAETQDLDEFYASVRLRCAGIDNAEGKQRVIAELYEKFFKLAFKKTADALGIVYTPIEVVDFINRSVDALLRRHFGRGISEESVHVLDPFTGTGTFISRLLQSGLIRPEDLLRKYARELHANEIMLLAYYIAAANIEVTMADVAADASLETPGAFPGILLTDTFQMHEAGDTLDQGVFESNHERAEAQKALDIRCIIGNPPYSVGQGSANDNNANLKYPTLDGRIEATYAARSVATNKNSLYDSYIRAIRWASDRIGDAGVIGFVTNGGFIEASSHAGVRLCLGEEFSDVYIYNLRGNQRTAGELSKREGGKIFGAGSRNTVVVSLLVKNPAHAGPSRVHYLDIGDYLSREEKLARVARANLEELEWTRVVPSAEGDWLGQRDPLFSTWQGMGGKDDPEGIFRSRSRGLATARDAWVYGFSRAGLEERGKAMVAYYNECAAAGQLPQVLDPTMFSWNRADKANVRRKNLYTFDAGRVFQAAYRPFTRSHVVFDRSLNDMVYGLPGIFPTPRHGNLGFYQVGNGSAVPFSTLATADIPDLHVTGAGSGGQFFPRWTWVPTEKVDTYGQGAFELGDKESVVLERYRRVDNITDATLAAYRNQYGSEVTKHQIFAYVYGILHSPEYRSRFAVDLKRSLPRIPRVPGLERFLAFAQAGQRLLDIHAGYENVVPHPLQIEGDAAQGDPYQWFAVTKMRYGAKGKDKSVIEYSPSITVAGIPLEAHDYMLGARSALDWIVDRYQIKTDKASGIVSDPNDWAREVGNPRYILDLIGKVTAVSLETNRLTAALPPLGV
- a CDS encoding Abi family protein; the encoded protein is MGWIFMQDARELAMPIRQLKHAATVDEQIATLRARGMQINDAFATQWLNSVSYYRLSAYWYPARQTDPDGKRLDYFRPKTRFEDVALLYEADRKLRTLIHDGVERIEVALRTQLINVVCLPGDRDALSYTNPESFRPTFKHADWLATINRRIARAERRNRAIQHYRSHYGSQFPLWVAAETMDFSDASRLFQGLKLADQFTVSEALGIKIDLSQLIKNQSRQAKKKHPLTSWFEQLSVIRNTCAHHGRLWNKSFVPAPTPALISTGHFTYLPSGQSEQVFGALAVMAHLLRHISPGTTWPNKVVDLLNNAFITNPLVNPESLGIQNDWDMESI